In one window of Myotis daubentonii chromosome 13, mMyoDau2.1, whole genome shotgun sequence DNA:
- the GDF2 gene encoding growth/differentiation factor 2 yields MCLGALWVALPVLSLLACSGQGKPLETRARALARGDARLPAAAGGEQEGGTFDLRMFLENMKVDFLRSLNLSGVPAQDKTQAEPPQYMIDLYNRYTTDKSSTPASNIVRSFSVEDAVSVAATEDFPFQKHILLFNISIPRHEQITRAELRLYSSCQSHERPSHELKGNIAIYDVLGGADTGDASAGAKAFLLSQDIRDEGWATFEISRAVKRWVRADSTKSKNKLEVAVRSHRKGCHKLDISVPPGSRNLPFFVVFSNDRSNGTKETRLELREMIGHEQESVLKKLSTHSPEAGGSKGEGDVGSHVATGSSLARRKRSAGANSHCQKTSLRVNFEDIGWDSWIIAPKEYDAYECKGGCFFPLADDVTPTKHAIVQTLVHLKFPMKVGKACCVPTKLSPISILYKDDMGVPTLKYHYEGMSVAECGCR; encoded by the exons ATGTGCCTCGGGGCGCTGTGGGTGGCCCTGCCGgtgctctccctgctggcctgctctggGCAGGGGAAGCCTCTGGAGACCCGGGCCCGGGCGTTGGCCAGGGGAGATGCCCGGCTGCCAGCGGCAGCGGGCGGCGAGCAGGAGGGAGGCACGTTCGACCTGAGGATGTTCCTGGAGAACATGAAGGTGGATTTCCTACGCAGCCTCAACCTGAGCGGGGTCCCGGCCCAGGACAAAACCCAAGCAGAGCCGCCGCAGTACATGATCGACCTGTACAACAGATACACCACCGACAAGTCGTCCACCCCCGCGTCCAACATCGTGCGCAGCTTCAGCGTGGAAG ATGCTGTCTCTGTAGCTGCCACAGAGGACTTCCCCTTCCAGAAACACATCTTGCTTTTCAACATCTCCATCCCCAGGCATGAGCAGATCACCAGGGCAGAACTCCGGCTCTACAGCTCCTGCCAAAGCCACGAGCGCCCGTCTCATGAGCTGAAGGGAAACATCGCCATCTATGATGTCCTGGGTGGAGCGGACACAGGGGACGCTTCTGCGGGAGCCAAGGCCTTCCTGCTGTCCCAGGACATCCGGGACGAGGGCTGGGCGACCTTCGAGATCTCCAGGGCTGTCAAGCGGTGGGTCAGGGCCGACTCCACCAAGAGCAAAAACAAACTGGAAGTGGCCGTGCGGAGCCACAGGAAAGGCTGCCACAAGCTGGATATCAGCGTCCCCCCCGGCTCCAGGAACCTGCCCTTCTTCGTTGTTTTCTCCAATGACCGCAGCAATGGGACCAAGGAGACCCGGCTGGAGCTCAGGGAGATGATCGGCCACGAGCAGGAGAGTGTGCTGAAGAAGTTGTCCACCCACAGCCCAGAGGCGGGGGGGAGCAAGGGCGAGGGGGACGTGGGAAGCCACGTGGCCACGGGGTCATCCTTAGCCAGACGGAAGAGGAGCGCGGGGGCCAACAGCCACTGTCAGAAGACCTCCCTGCGAGTGAACTTCGAGGACATCGGCTGGGACAGCTGGATCATCGCGCCCAAGGAGTACGATGCCTACGAGTGTAAGGGGGGCTGCTTCTTCCCGCTGGCCGACGACGTGACCCCGACCAAGCACGCCATCGTGCAGACCCTGGTTCACCTCAAGTTCCCCATGAAGGTGGGCAAGGCCTGCTGTGTGCCCACCAAACTGAGCCCCATCTCCATCCTCTACAAGGATGACATGGGGGTCCCCACCCTCAAGTACCACTATGAAGGGATGAGCGTGGCAGAGTGTGGGTGCAGGTAG
- the GDF10 gene encoding growth/differentiation factor 10, translating into MAHGPAHTSRGPGSQLLPLLLWLLLLLQDAGGSHTAPARSAPPYGLAGDKDPQRFLGDRAAALGPGAQDMVAVHMLRLYEKYRQRGARPGGGNTVRSFRPRLEVVNQRALYFFNLTSMQDSEMILTATFHFYSEPRWPWAHEVPCKQRAKNASCRLLPPGLPARRHLLFRSLSQNMATQGLLRGAVALAPPPRGLWQARDISPIVKAARRDGELLLSAELDSGEKDPGVPRPSAHTAYILIYANDLAISEPNSVAVTLQRYDPFPAGDPEPGAAPNSSTDPRVRRATQAAGPFQDNELPGLDEKPAQAPHAPQGALWPSPFRTLKSRPGRKDRRRKGQDAFAASSQVLHFDEKTMQKARRKQWDEPRVCSRRYLKVDFADIGWNEWIISPKSFDAYYCAGACEFPMPKIVRPSNHATIQSIVRAVGIVPGIPEPCCVPDKMSPLGVLFLDENRNVVLKVYPNMSVETCACR; encoded by the exons ATGGCCCATGGCCCCGCTCACACCAGCCGGGGACCAGGGTCCCAACTACTGCCGCTGCTGCTGTGGCTTCTGCTGCTGCTTCAGGACGCGGGTGGCAGCCACACAGCCCCCGCCCGGTCCGCCCCGCCCTATGGCCTGGCCGGAGACAAGGACCCCCAGCGGTTCCTGGGGGACAGGGCCGCAGCTCTGGGCCCTGGCGCCCAGGACATGGTCGCTGTCCACATGCTTCGGCTTTATGAGAAATACCGCCAAAGGGGCGCGCGGCCTGGAGGGGGCAACACGGTCCGCAGCTTCAGGCCCAGGCTGG AAGTGGTCAACCAGAGGGCCCTGTACTTCTTCAACCTGACTTCCATGCAGGACTCGGAAATGATCCTCACAGCCACGTTCCACTTCTACTCGGAGCCACGGTGGCCCTGGGCTCACGAGGTGCCCTGCAAGCAGCGGGCCAAGAATGCGTCCTGCCGCCTGTTGCCCCCAGGCCTGCCCGCACGCCGCCACCTGCTCTTCCGCAGCCTCTCGCAGAACATGGCCACACAGGGGCTGCTCCGGGGGGCTGTTGCCCTGGCGCCCCCGCCACGGGGCCTCTGGCAGGCCAGGGACATCTCCCCCATAGTCAAGGCGGCCCGCCGGGATGGCGAACTGCTTCTCTCTGCCGAGCTGGATTCTGGGGAGAAGGACCCTGGGGTGCCCCGCCCCAGCGCCCACACAGCCTACATTCTCATCTATGCCAATGACCTGGCCATCTCGGAGCCCAACAGTGTGGCGGTGACACTGCAGAGATACGACCCCTTCCCTGCTGGAGACCCGGAGCCAGGCGCCGCCCCCAACAGCTCCACAGACCCCCGCGTCCGGAGGGCCACGCAGGCTGCCGGGCCCTTCCAGGACAACGAGCTGCCGGGGCTGGACGAGAAGCCAGCACAGGCGCCCCACGCCCCGCAGGGCGCACTGTGGCCCAGCCCCTTCCGGACACTGAAGTCCCGGCCAGGGCGCAAGGACCGCAGGAGGAAGGGCCAGGACGCGTTCGCGGCCTCCTCGCAGGTGCTGCACTTCGACGAAAAGACAATGCAGAAAGCCCGGAGGAAGCAGTGGGACGAGCCGAGGGTCTGCTCCCGCAGGTACCTGAAGGTGGACTTTGCGGACATCGGGTGGAACGAATGGATCATCTCTCCCAAGTCCTTCGACGCCTACTACTGCGCGGGAGCATGCGAGTTCCCCATGCCCAAG ATCGTCCGCCCGTCCAATCACGCCACCATCCAGAGCATCGTCAGGGCCGTGGGCATCGTCCCAGGCATCCCGGAGCCCTGCTGCGTTCCCGACAAGATGAGCCCCCTGGGGGTCCTCTTCCTGGATGAGAACCGGAATGTGGTTCTGAAGGTGTACCCCAACATGTCTGTGGAGACCTGTGCCTGCCGGTAA